One Ferrovum sp. PN-J185 genomic region harbors:
- a CDS encoding VCBS domain-containing protein: MADVTTTDSSEGSSQINSDAQHLDNLTSLQQSQPTINSNVQQTNQATHQVASQDIIAPDNPSIVNKPTESSVPKSNPTESDFRLQIQENTSSSSVDNQVKSVQIGTSDGNDVNLHTNLLNQNLLNNGNSNFNTIGANARNQAINANGVAPPHVGVGTSKSVGSNASSATVASVGSSSSASQQAVQVSTSSTGTTDASSSSSSLSSSVASNTNTQTNNFASTPYLAPNETTNFKGALTHGSTTSGTEGSTNSFTGSIQLNGSLSVSTAGTTTGHYGTLTLNANGSYSYSVNESAMEHVQHGTTVNDTFTYQVEDSHGNTLNQTLTMTVSPDNDTTGFTAQASVTAAQDGGSAVSGQITLSTSESGETLSVVTGSGTSESLTGSYGTLTLNANGSYSYSVNESAMEHVQHGTTVNDTFTYQVEDSHGNTLNQTLTMTVSPDNDT, from the coding sequence TTCAGCAAACCAATCAGGCCACTCATCAGGTCGCAAGTCAGGATATTATCGCACCAGATAATCCTAGCATCGTAAATAAACCAACTGAATCTAGTGTTCCTAAAAGTAACCCGACTGAATCTGATTTTCGGTTACAAATTCAAGAAAATACGTCTAGTTCTTCAGTAGACAACCAAGTCAAATCCGTTCAAATAGGAACTAGTGATGGCAATGACGTAAATTTACATACAAATTTACTCAATCAAAATTTACTTAATAATGGCAACAGCAATTTTAATACTATTGGTGCTAATGCAAGAAACCAAGCCATTAACGCAAATGGTGTCGCGCCTCCACACGTTGGTGTGGGAACGTCTAAAAGCGTAGGATCAAATGCATCATCAGCTACGGTTGCTAGTGTTGGGTCAAGTAGTTCAGCGTCTCAACAGGCGGTTCAAGTCAGCACGAGTTCGACCGGTACTACAGATGCTTCATCGAGTAGTAGTTCATTATCAAGTTCTGTTGCGTCTAACACAAACACACAAACAAATAATTTTGCTTCAACACCTTATCTAGCCCCTAATGAAACGACTAATTTTAAAGGCGCTTTGACACATGGTAGTACAACCAGTGGTACAGAAGGCTCTACAAACTCGTTTACAGGATCAATTCAGTTAAACGGGTCTTTATCTGTTTCAACAGCTGGTACAACTACTGGCCACTATGGCACGTTGACGCTGAATGCGAATGGCAGCTACAGCTACAGTGTGAATGAAAGTGCGATGGAGCATGTCCAGCACGGCACCACGGTGAATGATACGTTTACCTATCAGGTTGAGGACAGTCATGGCAATACGTTGAATCAGACGTTGACGATGACGGTGTCGCCGGACAATGACACGACAGGGTTTACGGCGCAGGCGAGTGTGACGGCGGCGCAGGATGGAGGAAGTGCGGTCAGCGGTCAGATCACTTTGAGCACGAGCGAGAGTGGCGAGACGTTGAGTGTGGTGACGGGTAGTGGCACGAGCGAGTCGCTGACGGGCAGTTATGGCACGTTGACGCTGAATGCGAATGGCAGCTACAGCTACAGTGTGAATGAAAGTGCGATGGAGCATGTCCAGCACGGCACCACGGTGAATGATACGTTTACCTATCAGGTTGAGGACAGTCATGGCAATACGTTGAATCAGACGTTGACGATGACGGTGTCGCCGGACAATGACACGG